In Dysidea avara chromosome 3, odDysAvar1.4, whole genome shotgun sequence, a single window of DNA contains:
- the LOC136251621 gene encoding uncharacterized protein has translation MDLATVRGASSWLTTLPLSEHGFTLHRSAFQDALALRYGWSPLRPPSLCACGTSFSVEHALSCPKGGLPSLRHNEIRDLTATLLTEVCSQVCVEPELQPVQHSDEFPLATSNTQDPARLDVAVNGFWGGRSERCFIDVRVFNPFAPSNSSSSLSSTFRKHEKIKHRAYGQRVREVEHATFTPIVLAATGGLAHEATVFYKRLASLLAKKWGDDYSVVLGWLRCCLSFSLLRSAIQCIRGARSSIGVYTRTPQSVDLVTVKSHLSA, from the coding sequence ATGGACTTGGCTACTGTTAGAGGTGCTTCAAGCTGGCTCACCACCTTACCTTTGAGTGAGCATGGTTTCACTCTCCATAGATCTGCTTTCCAGGATGCTTTGGCTTTGAGGTATGGTTGGTCCCCACTTCGTCCTCCTTCCCTTTGTGCTTGCGGAACCTCCTTTTCTGTTGAGCATGCTTTGTCCTGTCCCAAAGGGGGTTTACCTTCCTTGCGTCATAATGAGATTAGGGACCTTACTGCTACCCTTCTTACTGAGGTTTGCTCCCAGGTGTGTGTTGAGCCAGAGTTACAGCCGGTTCAGCATTCTGATGAGTTCCCTCTTGCCACCTCTAATACTCAGGATCCGGCTCGCTTGGATGTTGCTGTAAACGGCTTCTGGGGTGGTCGTTCGGAGAGATGTTTCATTGATGTCCGTGTTTTTAACCCTTTTGCTCCTTCTAATAGTTCCTCCTCTCTGTCGTCCACCTTTAGGAAGCATGAAAAGATTAAGCATCGTGCTTATGGTCAGCGGGTTCGAGAAGTGGAGCATGCCACTTTCACTCCAATTGTTTTGGCTGCCACTGGCGGTTTAGCCCATGAGGCTACTGTTTTTTATAAGCGACTTGCTTCTCTTCTGGCCAAAAAGTGGGGAGATGATTATTCTGTGGTTCTGGGTTGGCTGCGTTGTTGCCTGAGCTTTTCGTTGTTGCGCTCGGCAATTCAGTGTATTCGTGGGGCACGGTCTTCCATTGGTGTTTACACCAGGACTCCACAGTCAGTGGACTTAGTGACTGTGAAATCCCATTTGTCtgcttaa